From Microbacterium sp. 10M-3C3:
CGCGTCATGCGCGTGAGCACGCCGGCGCGCAGCCGGTAGCCGCGCGAGTCGCCCGAGTGGGCGAGGAGTACGCCGCCGTCCGCGGCGGGGAACAGACCCGTGAAGGTCGTGCTCATGCCCGTCAGCGCCGGGTCGCGCCGCACGTGGGCACGCAGGTCCCAGTTCGCCTCACGGATCCGCACGAGCAGCGCCGCCGCATCCGGGATGCCGGCTGGGTGCACACCAGCGGCCAGGCGGTGCACGAGCGCCGCCGAGGCGAGGTCGCCCGACGGTCCGCCGCCGACGCCGTCGGCGACCGCGGCGCCCCACGGCGCGGTGAACGCCGCATCCTGGTTGGACGCACGGAAGCGGCCGACGTCGGAGACGGCGGCCGCTTCCAGAGCGAGCGGAGCTGACGCGTTCAGCGCGCGAAGTACCCGCGGTAGTACTCGTAGACCCATCCGACGATCGCGACGGCGAACACGCCGAGACCGATCGGCAGCAGCCACGTGCCCACGGCGAGGCCGAGGAAGGCCAGTGCCGCCGAGAAGGCGAGCACGATGGGCCACCACGACCACGGGCTGAACTCGCCGATCTCGGGATCGCCGTCGTCGATGTCGGCGGTCAGCGTGTCTTCGGGCAGCTCACCGCCCTGCGCCTTGTGGACGCGCTGGACGTAGAACGCGATGAGGGCGGACATGAACGCCAGGAACAGCAGGGCGATCGTGCCCACCCACTCCACGCGCGCGACGAGGTCGGGCTGCGGATAGTAGAGGAGCGCCCACACCGTGTAGACCACGGCGACGACGAAGCTGAAGGCCGAGATGAGCCACCACAGGCCGACGTTGGTCCGCATTTACTTCACCGCTCCCTGCGCTGCGTCCACCACGGGCGCATCCGGCGCGTCCTTGGCCGGTCCGACGCCGACCGGCAGCCCCGCCTCGGGGTGGTTGAGGTCGAACGCCGGCCGCTCGCTGCGGATGCGCGGGATGGACGTGAAGTTGTGCCGCGGCGGCGGG
This genomic window contains:
- a CDS encoding protein phosphatase 2C domain-containing protein; this encodes MGLRVLPRVLRALNASAPLALEAAAVSDVGRFRASNQDAAFTAPWGAAVADGVGGGPSGDLASAALVHRLAAGVHPAGIPDAAALLVRIREANWDLRAHVRRDPALTGMSTTFTGLFPAADGGVLLAHSGDSRGYRLRAGVLTRMTRDDSYVQVLVDSGLLPADQAATHPRRNIITASLAGGEEDVVSVQTLDDVRPGDRWLLCSDGVTDYVPEEEVRRVLEGAAGPAEAARAIVAAALEAGTRDNATAVVCDIRDGVPPSLKAVFSGSAAQLFAEDVETA
- a CDS encoding cytochrome c oxidase subunit 4; the protein is MRTNVGLWWLISAFSFVVAVVYTVWALLYYPQPDLVARVEWVGTIALLFLAFMSALIAFYVQRVHKAQGGELPEDTLTADIDDGDPEIGEFSPWSWWPIVLAFSAALAFLGLAVGTWLLPIGLGVFAVAIVGWVYEYYRGYFAR